The following coding sequences are from one Triticum aestivum cultivar Chinese Spring chromosome 5A, IWGSC CS RefSeq v2.1, whole genome shotgun sequence window:
- the LOC123108556 gene encoding peroxidase 2 yields MASSSLSVVLLLCLAAVASAQMSPTFYDASCPGALATIKNGVVAAVSSDPRMAASLLRLHFHDCFVQGCDASVLLAGNERNAFGNVGSLRGFDVIDQIKSNVEQACKRTVSCADILAVAARDSVVAVGGPSWTVSLGRRDSDTASETLANRDLPAPSLSVTDLITRFAAKGLNHTDMVALSGAHTIGRAQCKNFRTRLYSEENIDPALATSRKATCPQLTGSGDSNLAPLDDTTPDMFDNAYFVNLKLNKGLLHSDQVLYTLAGGATEDIIDGFASNQDAFNNAFAAAMVKMGNISPLIFPQGQVRRICSRAN; encoded by the exons ATGGCGTCTTCATCTCTGTCAGTGGTGTTGCTCCTGTGCctggctgcggtggcgtcggcgcAGATGTCCCCGACGTTCTACGACGCGTCGTGCCCCGGGGCGCTGGCCACCATCAAGAACGGTGTGGTGGCCGCCGTGAGCAGCGACCCCCGCATGGCTGCGTCGCTGCTCCGGCTGCACTTCCATGACTGCTTTGTCCAA GGCTGCGACGCGTCCGTTCTGCTGGCTGGCAACGAGCGGAACGCGTTCGGGAACGTGGGATCGCTGCGAGGCTTCGACGTCATCGACCAAATCAAGTCCAATGTGGAGCAGGCGTGCAAGCGcaccgtctcctgcgccgacatcctcgccgtcgccgctcgcGATTCCGTCGTCGCG GTAGGAGGGCCGTCATGGACAGTCTCTCTGGGGAGGAGGGACTCCGACACGGCTAGCGAGACACTGGCCAACCGTGACCTGCCTGCCCCATCACTTAGCGTCACCGACCTCATCACCCGCTTCGCCGCCAAGGGGCTCAACCACACCGATATGGTCGCCCTCTCTGGTGCGCACACCATAGGGCGGGCGCAGTGCAAGAACTTCAGGACCAGGCTCTACAGCGAGGAGAACATTGACccagccttggcgacgtcgcgcaAGGCCACCTGCCCTCAGCTAACCGGCTCTGGCGACAGCAACTTGGCCCCATTGGACGATACGACCCCGGACATGTTCGACAACGCCTACTTCGTCAACCTCAAGCTCAATAAGGGGCTCCTACACTCCGACCAGGTGCTCTACACCCTTGCCGGTGGTGCCACCGAAGACATCATTGACGGCTTCGCATCTAACCAGGATGCGTTCAACAACGCCTTTGCCGCAGCCATGGTGAAGATGGGGAACATCAGCCCCTTGATTTTCCCACAGGGTCAGGTCAGGCGCATCTGCTCCAGGGCGAACTAA